In Methanothermobacter sp. K4, one genomic interval encodes:
- a CDS encoding RraA family protein, with translation MAIKGIKPIERLRSFRSPGDPLRLLSDISAPQVSDALKAVAGINGVIPSIKPVNNLRLCGWAVTASTSSSDWGTSVMAIEAAGKGDVVFIGTDGDDMAVWGELTSKTAMAKGIAGAVIYGSCRDMDALLELDFPVFSRDYVPCAGEPLAEGRLNVTLECDGVRIESGDLIFGDESGVVVVPAEFVPDVVRAAMEIRKKESSIKEKLDEGFKLSEILGLK, from the coding sequence ATGGCCATAAAAGGCATAAAACCCATTGAACGCCTGAGAAGTTTCCGCAGCCCAGGGGATCCCCTGAGGCTTCTTTCTGACATATCGGCCCCCCAGGTTTCAGATGCACTAAAGGCGGTGGCCGGTATAAATGGGGTTATACCCTCCATAAAGCCCGTTAACAACCTCAGACTCTGCGGATGGGCTGTTACCGCAAGCACATCAAGCAGTGACTGGGGGACCTCTGTAATGGCCATAGAAGCTGCAGGTAAAGGTGATGTTGTTTTTATAGGGACTGATGGCGATGATATGGCTGTCTGGGGGGAGCTCACATCAAAAACCGCCATGGCCAAGGGCATAGCAGGTGCTGTGATCTATGGATCCTGCAGGGATATGGATGCCCTTCTTGAACTTGACTTCCCGGTATTCTCCAGGGATTATGTCCCATGCGCGGGGGAACCGCTCGCAGAGGGCAGGCTGAACGTGACCCTTGAGTGCGATGGTGTCAGAATTGAGAGTGGAGACCTCATATTTGGAGATGAATCTGGAGTGGTTGTTGTTCCCGCAGAGTTTGTACCTGACGTTGTTCGCGCCGCAATGGAAATCAGAAAGAAGGAATCATCCATCAAAGAGAAGCTTGATGAGGGCTTCAAGCTTTCTGAGATTCTTGGATTGAAGTAG
- a CDS encoding DUF308 domain-containing protein: MLKKWMGLLSVILGIVFLVSPISGVTAITILTGLLLSGLGVWMLANAIMARKYMEVGILWMIFAVITLAVGLMLVFRVFLINQLAGVWLYVTGILLLVAAILILAADSQSYLKRNAGIISAILGVIYILMGALSFSAVFVGVAVGLILVVYGVAVLRSP; encoded by the coding sequence ATGCTGAAAAAATGGATGGGTCTCCTCTCGGTTATTCTTGGTATTGTATTTCTTGTATCTCCGATCTCGGGTGTAACAGCCATAACTATACTCACGGGCCTTTTGCTCTCGGGTCTTGGCGTGTGGATGCTTGCAAATGCCATCATGGCCAGGAAGTACATGGAGGTGGGGATACTCTGGATGATATTTGCTGTTATAACACTTGCAGTTGGTCTCATGCTTGTTTTCAGGGTCTTCCTCATAAATCAACTTGCCGGGGTATGGCTTTACGTTACAGGCATCCTCCTGCTTGTTGCAGCTATACTGATACTTGCAGCAGACTCCCAGAGTTACCTGAAAAGAAATGCTGGCATAATAAGCGCCATCCTGGGTGTCATATACATCCTCATGGGGGCGCTCTCATTCAGCGCGGTCTTTGTGGGTGTTGCAGTTGGTCTTATACTTGTGGTTTATGGGGTGGCGGTGCTGAGGTCACCGTGA
- the dnaG gene encoding DNA primase DnaG, with the protein MGKEEISTTKYLIHAQINANGIVEKPDVVGAIFGQTEGLLSNDLDLRELQKTGRIGRIKVNITSRGGKSKGEIIIPSSLDRVETAILAASLETINRVGPCEAYIQVTKVEDVRAVKRKRVVERAKEIYASMMEEVTPESLRMIEEVKEAMRVHEITEYGDEKLPAGPNVETSDAILVVEGRSDVLNLLKYGIKNAIAVEGVSVPRTVAELTKKKTVTAFVDGDRGGELILKELLQVGDIDYVTRAPKGKEVEDLEKDEIMMALRNKVPVEQFYHDLGMQKEKKKSEDKMLLLRNILKELEGTGNAEILDDALNILKEVKVENLYDELSRVNNHPYAVVFDGVITQRLVDLSFEKGLRYLVAVRSGDIVKKPHNLKLITGHT; encoded by the coding sequence ATGGGAAAAGAAGAAATAAGTACAACCAAATACCTCATTCACGCTCAAATTAATGCTAACGGAATCGTTGAGAAACCTGATGTTGTTGGGGCAATATTTGGACAGACTGAAGGTCTTCTCAGTAATGACCTTGATCTCAGGGAACTTCAGAAAACAGGTAGAATCGGGAGGATCAAGGTCAACATCACATCCAGGGGTGGTAAATCAAAGGGGGAGATAATCATCCCATCAAGCCTTGACCGTGTTGAAACCGCCATACTTGCAGCTTCCCTTGAAACAATAAACCGTGTCGGACCATGTGAGGCCTACATTCAGGTCACAAAGGTTGAGGACGTCCGTGCGGTTAAACGTAAAAGGGTTGTTGAGAGGGCCAAGGAAATATACGCCAGTATGATGGAGGAGGTCACCCCTGAAAGCCTCAGAATGATCGAAGAGGTCAAGGAGGCCATGAGGGTCCATGAGATCACAGAGTACGGTGATGAAAAGCTTCCAGCAGGACCCAACGTTGAAACCTCAGACGCCATACTTGTTGTGGAGGGAAGATCCGATGTCCTCAACCTCCTAAAGTACGGTATAAAGAACGCCATTGCAGTTGAGGGGGTCAGCGTACCAAGAACCGTTGCAGAGCTCACAAAGAAGAAAACGGTGACGGCATTTGTCGATGGTGACCGGGGCGGTGAACTCATCCTCAAGGAGCTCCTCCAGGTGGGGGACATAGACTACGTCACAAGGGCCCCAAAGGGCAAGGAGGTGGAGGACCTTGAGAAGGATGAGATCATGATGGCCCTCAGAAACAAGGTGCCGGTGGAACAGTTCTACCATGACCTGGGGATGCAGAAGGAGAAGAAGAAATCAGAGGACAAGATGTTGCTCCTCCGGAACATCCTGAAGGAACTTGAGGGGACAGGAAACGCGGAGATACTGGATGATGCCCTCAATATACTGAAGGAGGTCAAGGTGGAGAACCTCTACGATGAACTAAGCCGCGTCAACAACCACCCCTACGCTGTGGTCTTTGATGGTGTGATAACCCAGCGCCTTGTTGACCTCTCCTTTGAGAAGGGACTCAGATACCTTGTGGCTGTGAGGAGCGGGGACATTGTCAAGAAACCCCACAACCTCAAACTCATAACAGGCCACACCTGA
- a CDS encoding ATP-binding protein, with protein sequence MYVDMNREYLKDINTTEDVKIPEDPLERVIGHEDVMPMIKIAAKQRRHLLLVGPPGIGKSLLAQAISFHLPEPSEEITVVHNPERPERPFVEVKSRKEIEDEILEIERAEGELIDPQSVPEAVAERLGFKCIHCGEYSSAYNSICPKCGGDKFSHIKARRKHIGDLLGMFEMSSGSLSVPQKRVTTTRIMDGVEEVVIYERVGGDSIKVLDQRALEKRRQMVEEKPRNVIVPLERKTFIQATGASETELLGDVRHDPYGGHPDLGSQPYERVVPGAIHEAHEGVLFIDEIVHIAGLQRFIFTAMQDKTFPIVGRNPQSAGSSVKVDEVPCDFIFVGACNIADLQYILPPLRSRVQGEGYELLLNTTMPDTDENRAKIAQFVAQEIELDGKIPHARAAAVELLIEEAKRRARVIDEVEDALTLRLRDLGGVVRMAGDLAVMDDSTYIETRHMEVAIRKAVSIEDQILRRYKSYEKALEKDLSSSQRMSHQSYNSENIDRSYM encoded by the coding sequence ATGTATGTCGACATGAACCGTGAGTACCTGAAGGATATAAACACAACAGAAGACGTTAAGATACCTGAAGATCCCCTTGAGAGGGTCATAGGGCATGAGGACGTCATGCCCATGATAAAGATAGCTGCAAAGCAGAGGCGGCACCTGCTTCTAGTGGGGCCGCCAGGCATAGGAAAGTCCCTGCTTGCCCAGGCGATATCATTTCACCTCCCTGAACCATCAGAGGAGATAACAGTTGTCCATAACCCTGAAAGGCCTGAGAGGCCATTCGTTGAGGTTAAAAGCCGTAAGGAAATAGAGGATGAAATCCTTGAGATTGAAAGGGCTGAGGGTGAACTCATAGATCCCCAAAGTGTCCCTGAGGCTGTTGCAGAACGCCTGGGATTCAAGTGCATACACTGTGGCGAGTACAGTAGCGCCTACAACAGCATCTGCCCCAAATGTGGCGGTGATAAGTTCTCCCATATTAAGGCAAGGAGGAAGCACATCGGGGACCTCCTCGGGATGTTCGAGATGAGTTCAGGGAGCCTCAGCGTGCCCCAGAAGAGGGTCACAACCACCAGGATAATGGATGGTGTTGAGGAGGTTGTAATATACGAGAGGGTCGGCGGAGACAGCATCAAGGTCCTTGATCAGAGGGCCCTTGAAAAGAGGAGGCAGATGGTTGAAGAGAAACCCAGAAACGTCATAGTCCCCCTTGAGAGAAAAACCTTCATTCAGGCCACGGGGGCAAGTGAAACCGAACTCCTGGGTGATGTTCGCCATGACCCCTACGGAGGACACCCTGACCTGGGTTCCCAGCCCTATGAGCGTGTTGTCCCCGGTGCAATCCACGAGGCCCATGAGGGCGTCCTATTCATAGACGAGATAGTCCACATAGCCGGCCTTCAGAGGTTCATATTCACTGCCATGCAGGATAAGACATTCCCCATAGTCGGCAGGAACCCCCAGAGCGCCGGGAGTTCCGTTAAGGTTGATGAGGTCCCCTGTGACTTCATATTCGTGGGTGCCTGTAACATCGCTGATCTCCAGTACATACTTCCCCCCCTCCGCTCAAGGGTTCAGGGAGAGGGCTACGAGCTTCTCCTGAATACCACGATGCCTGATACCGATGAAAACAGGGCAAAAATCGCGCAGTTTGTTGCACAGGAGATAGAACTGGATGGGAAGATACCCCATGCACGGGCTGCCGCTGTTGAACTCCTTATTGAGGAGGCGAAGAGGAGGGCCAGGGTCATTGATGAAGTGGAAGACGCCCTTACACTCCGCCTCAGGGACCTCGGTGGTGTTGTGAGGATGGCCGGGGACCTTGCTGTGATGGATGATAGCACCTACATTGAGACCAGGCACATGGAGGTTGCAATAAGGAAGGCCGTTTCCATCGAGGACCAGATCCTCAGGAGGTACAAGAGCTATGAGAAGGCCCTTGAGAAGGACCTTTCAAGTTCACAGAGGATGTCGCATCAAAGTTATAACAGTGAGAACATAGATCGGAGCTACATGTGA
- the xerA gene encoding site-specific tyrosine recombinase/integron integrase: MVDTMNMKRESEEKQGLLERYNFPELIEDYLVELEIRNYSPNTIKTYRSIVKNFYEFLMDEDDLYDDRRVLRSFKRYIQHLKREKNVTQNYIYLVTVVIKKFFEFSEIDCLQEVKAPKRTKSLPKSLNEDEVMRLINAVEVSDDGSAIKRFIKTRDRLILSLLYSSGLRVSELVSLKVNDIDTGERTIRIRGKGDKDRIVLFDESTRDLLMDYLSGRVHESEYLFLNRFGDPLTPRYVQMMIKNYARKAGINKKVTPHILRHSFATHLLKNGVDIRAIQQLLGHSNLSTTQIYTSVDMQTLKNVYDRAKLL; encoded by the coding sequence ATGGTAGATACCATGAACATGAAGAGAGAGTCAGAGGAAAAACAGGGTCTTCTTGAACGCTACAATTTCCCGGAACTCATTGAGGACTACCTTGTGGAACTTGAAATCAGGAATTATTCCCCAAACACCATCAAAACATACAGGTCAATTGTTAAAAATTTCTATGAATTTCTGATGGATGAGGATGACCTCTACGATGATAGGAGGGTTCTGAGGTCCTTCAAGAGGTACATACAGCACCTTAAAAGGGAGAAGAACGTCACCCAGAACTATATCTATCTTGTCACTGTTGTTATCAAGAAGTTCTTTGAGTTCAGTGAAATAGACTGCCTGCAGGAGGTCAAGGCGCCCAAGAGGACAAAGTCCCTACCCAAGTCCCTCAATGAGGATGAGGTTATGAGGCTCATCAATGCAGTTGAAGTCTCAGATGATGGTTCAGCCATTAAGAGATTCATAAAGACCAGGGATAGACTGATACTCTCGCTCCTTTACTCCTCAGGTCTTAGGGTCTCTGAGCTTGTTTCACTCAAGGTCAATGATATTGACACCGGTGAGCGGACAATAAGGATAAGGGGTAAAGGCGATAAGGATCGTATAGTCCTGTTTGATGAGAGCACAAGGGACCTCCTTATGGATTACCTCAGCGGGAGGGTCCATGAGAGTGAGTACCTCTTCCTCAACCGCTTCGGGGACCCTCTCACACCGAGGTACGTCCAGATGATGATAAAGAATTACGCCAGGAAGGCTGGTATAAACAAGAAGGTGACCCCCCATATCCTCAGGCACTCCTTTGCAACTCACCTCCTCAAGAACGGTGTGGATATAAGGGCCATACAGCAGCTTCTGGGGCATTCAAACCTTTCAACCACGCAGATCTACACCAGTGTGGATATGCAGACGCTTAAAAATGTTTATGATCGTGCAAAGCTCCTTTAG
- a CDS encoding transcription initiation factor IIB, with amino-acid sequence MRSDVSEIEKETKCPECGSEDLRGDYERAEIVCGKCGLVIDDNLVDMGPEWRAFDHEQRDKRTRVGAPITYTIHDKGLSTMIDWRNKDIYGRDIPARNRAQWYRLRKWQRKIRISGATERNLAFALSELDRDSSRLGLPRSVREAASMVYRRAVENKLIRGRSIERVVAASLYAACRSCNVPRTLDEIAEVSRVSKKEVGRTYRFLTRELNIKLPPTSPVDYVPRFASELGLSGEVQSKAIEIIEMAMKNGLTSGRGPTGVAAAALYIASVLLGERKTQRDVAEVAGVTEVTIRNRYKELTEQLDLGVTL; translated from the coding sequence ATGAGGTCTGATGTTTCTGAAATAGAGAAGGAAACAAAATGCCCTGAGTGCGGCTCCGAGGATCTCAGGGGCGACTACGAAAGGGCTGAAATAGTATGTGGAAAGTGTGGTCTTGTCATAGACGATAACCTGGTTGACATGGGTCCAGAATGGAGGGCCTTCGACCATGAACAGCGTGACAAGAGGACAAGAGTGGGGGCACCCATAACCTACACCATACACGACAAGGGTCTATCAACAATGATAGACTGGAGAAACAAGGACATATACGGAAGGGACATCCCCGCACGGAACAGGGCCCAGTGGTACCGCCTCAGGAAGTGGCAGAGGAAGATAAGGATCTCAGGGGCAACAGAGAGGAACCTCGCATTTGCCCTGAGTGAACTCGACCGTGACTCCTCAAGACTGGGACTCCCAAGAAGCGTCAGGGAAGCCGCATCAATGGTCTACAGGAGGGCAGTTGAAAACAAACTCATCAGGGGAAGAAGCATTGAGAGAGTCGTTGCAGCGTCACTCTACGCGGCATGCAGAAGTTGCAACGTTCCCAGAACACTTGATGAGATTGCGGAGGTCTCAAGGGTCAGCAAGAAGGAGGTTGGAAGGACCTACAGGTTCTTAACAAGGGAACTCAATATAAAGCTGCCGCCAACATCCCCCGTTGACTACGTGCCAAGGTTTGCAAGTGAACTTGGCCTCTCAGGGGAGGTCCAGTCCAAGGCCATTGAGATCATAGAGATGGCAATGAAGAACGGTCTCACATCAGGTAGGGGCCCCACCGGTGTTGCAGCAGCAGCCCTATACATCGCATCGGTCCTCCTTGGGGAGCGCAAGACCCAGAGGGACGTTGCAGAGGTTGCAGGTGTAACCGAGGTGACAATAAGGAACAGGTACAAGGAGCTCACAGAGCAGCTTGATCTTGGTGTGACACTCTAG
- a CDS encoding Gar1/Naf1 family protein, which yields MKSLGNISHVSSKGRIIVRSTRTPQLGAPVFTSEGRMIGKVHDIFGPTRNPYISVKPVRAIKPKKFENRAGETLYVGIKNVKKWGRRKRRKK from the coding sequence ATGAAGAGCTTAGGGAATATTTCACATGTCTCCAGCAAGGGAAGAATAATAGTACGTTCCACCAGAACACCGCAGCTTGGAGCACCCGTTTTTACTTCTGAAGGGAGAATGATAGGAAAAGTGCACGATATCTTCGGTCCAACACGAAATCCATACATATCAGTAAAACCAGTTCGTGCAATAAAACCTAAAAAGTTTGAGAACCGAGCTGGAGAGACTTTATACGTGGGTATAAAGAATGTGAAAAAATGGGGGCGAAGGAAACGAAGGAAAAAATGA
- a CDS encoding MJ1255/VC2487 family glycosyltransferase has protein sequence MKLSIIIPTYNEEEYLPALLESIREQDFTDYEVIVADANSEDNTIKIAEEYGCRVVEGGMPATGRNRGAEVARGELLLFLDADLVLTDGYLRDAVEEFESENLGIAITQMIPLSTRRRDKILHEFANRFMILVESIKPHGAGCYGILTRKELHERVGGFDESLDFGEDTDYIERIGKISRFRVLRKPRVLVSIRRLEKEGLRNLAFKYTKSTVYDFMGKKVSAEDLKYEFGHSKKKRVLYSVCGEGMGHAIRSGVILDKLTEDHDVLIFASDRAYRYLSSKFDNVHEIYGFNTVYEDNSVNDIKTFVKAMKTFPRDLKENLKLLYRIARDFRPDVVVSDFEFYASVISNMLRIPLISIDNMHVITQCRIEYPEKFRRDKIKAAAVVRSFIVRPRRYLITSYFFPEVKNPKKVSMYPPVLREEIMNLDPYYGDHVLVYQTSRSNRRLIEILKSIDRDFIVYGFDREEVDGNLTFRRFNEDRFFRDFESAAAVITNGGFTLISEALYLRKPVYSVPVKGQFEQILNALYLEKLGYGEFHEETERETLEGFLGRLDVYRRNLEDYDGGNNEIIDALKRAIDECSRGC, from the coding sequence ATGAAACTCAGTATAATCATACCTACATACAATGAGGAGGAATATCTACCGGCGCTGCTTGAGAGCATAAGGGAACAGGACTTCACAGACTACGAGGTTATAGTGGCAGATGCAAACTCTGAGGATAATACAATAAAAATTGCAGAAGAGTACGGCTGCAGGGTGGTTGAGGGTGGAATGCCCGCAACCGGAAGGAACCGGGGGGCTGAGGTCGCCAGGGGAGAACTCCTCCTCTTCCTGGATGCTGACCTTGTCCTCACCGACGGGTACCTCAGGGATGCTGTGGAGGAATTCGAATCAGAGAACCTGGGAATTGCCATAACCCAGATGATACCCCTCTCAACCAGAAGGCGTGATAAGATACTCCACGAATTCGCGAACAGATTCATGATACTCGTTGAATCCATTAAACCCCATGGGGCAGGCTGCTACGGAATACTGACCCGCAAGGAACTCCATGAAAGGGTCGGTGGTTTCGATGAGTCCCTTGACTTCGGGGAGGATACCGACTACATTGAGCGCATAGGTAAGATAAGCAGGTTCAGGGTTCTGAGGAAACCCAGGGTTCTGGTATCCATAAGGAGGCTTGAAAAGGAGGGCCTCAGAAACCTGGCATTCAAGTACACAAAGAGCACAGTATATGACTTCATGGGGAAGAAGGTGAGTGCAGAAGACCTCAAATATGAATTTGGGCACTCTAAGAAGAAGAGGGTGCTCTACTCCGTCTGCGGTGAGGGGATGGGACACGCCATAAGGAGTGGGGTGATCCTGGACAAGCTCACAGAGGACCATGATGTCCTCATATTTGCAAGTGACCGTGCCTACAGGTACCTGAGCAGCAAATTCGATAATGTCCATGAGATATACGGCTTCAACACTGTCTATGAGGATAACAGTGTAAATGACATCAAAACATTCGTAAAGGCCATGAAAACGTTCCCAAGGGACCTCAAGGAGAACCTCAAGCTTCTCTACAGGATAGCAAGAGATTTCAGACCGGATGTTGTGGTTTCTGACTTTGAGTTCTATGCCAGTGTCATAAGCAACATGCTCAGGATACCCCTAATAAGCATAGACAACATGCACGTCATAACCCAGTGCAGGATAGAGTACCCTGAGAAATTCAGGCGGGACAAGATCAAGGCCGCGGCTGTTGTGAGGTCATTCATTGTAAGGCCCAGACGATACCTCATAACCAGTTACTTCTTCCCTGAGGTTAAAAATCCCAAGAAGGTATCAATGTATCCCCCTGTCCTGAGGGAGGAGATAATGAATCTTGATCCTTACTATGGGGATCATGTGCTGGTATACCAGACCAGCAGGTCAAACAGGAGGCTCATTGAGATCCTGAAAAGTATAGACAGGGACTTCATCGTATACGGCTTTGACAGGGAGGAAGTGGATGGCAACCTCACCTTCAGGAGATTCAATGAGGACCGGTTCTTCAGGGACTTTGAGTCTGCGGCTGCGGTTATAACAAACGGCGGCTTCACCCTGATAAGTGAGGCCCTCTACCTCAGAAAGCCAGTCTACAGTGTTCCTGTTAAGGGACAGTTCGAGCAGATACTCAACGCGTTATACCTTGAGAAGCTGGGTTACGGCGAATTCCATGAGGAGACAGAAAGGGAGACTCTTGAGGGGTTCCTTGGGCGGCTTGACGTCTACAGACGGAACCTTGAGGATTATGATGGGGGTAACAATGAGATAATAGATGCCCTTAAGAGGGCAATAGATGAGTGCTCAAGGGGATGTTAA
- a CDS encoding sulfite exporter TauE/SafE family protein produces MDTSGYNMDPVFYITALLLTGIVAGLATGLLGVGGGFIIAPVLFFLMESSGTPPDIAIRTAFATSLAVILPAALTGAYSHYRRGCVDAGRAIPMGALGACGSILGVLTATSSPAGILRVVFGLLLILVSLQLILSSRISPSHGRRNASIPLGFVAGFLSGLLGIGGGVVLVPLLVLVGGFDVLEAVGTSSVVIAMTAASGTVSYLLSGPGGQFSVGYVNLVQFTAIAFMSVPASRLGVMAAHRVDVRYIRYLFIALLLVTGFRMIL; encoded by the coding sequence ATGGATACATCAGGTTATAACATGGATCCTGTATTCTATATTACGGCACTTCTTCTTACAGGCATAGTGGCCGGACTTGCCACGGGCCTCCTGGGTGTTGGGGGAGGCTTCATAATAGCTCCTGTACTCTTCTTTCTAATGGAGTCCTCAGGCACACCACCTGATATTGCAATAAGGACGGCCTTTGCAACCAGCCTTGCAGTTATCCTGCCAGCTGCCCTCACAGGGGCTTACTCACATTACAGGAGGGGCTGTGTTGATGCAGGCAGAGCCATACCCATGGGGGCTCTGGGTGCCTGTGGAAGCATCCTGGGGGTCTTAACTGCCACCTCATCACCTGCAGGGATCCTCAGGGTGGTATTCGGATTGCTTCTGATTCTTGTTTCACTGCAGCTCATTCTGTCGTCCAGGATTTCACCCTCCCATGGGAGGAGGAATGCATCCATTCCACTGGGTTTCGTCGCTGGTTTCCTTTCAGGTCTCCTTGGCATCGGTGGTGGGGTGGTCCTCGTACCCCTCCTCGTGCTGGTTGGAGGTTTTGATGTGCTTGAAGCTGTAGGGACATCTTCGGTTGTGATTGCGATGACCGCAGCATCAGGAACAGTCTCCTATCTCCTGAGCGGACCCGGGGGACAGTTTTCTGTGGGATACGTTAACCTGGTCCAGTTCACGGCAATTGCATTCATGAGCGTCCCGGCATCACGTCTCGGTGTTATGGCGGCCCACAGGGTTGACGTGAGGTACATAAGGTACCTCTTCATAGCCCTGCTCCTTGTCACAGGCTTCAGGATGATCCTTTAG
- a CDS encoding DUF211 domain-containing protein — protein sequence MVAKGLIRIVLDILKPHEPIIPEYAKYLSELRGVEGVNITLMEIDKETENIKVTIQGNDLDFDEITRAIESYGGSIHSVDEVVAGKTMVEEVTTPQD from the coding sequence ATGGTGGCTAAGGGCCTTATAAGAATTGTTCTGGATATACTCAAACCACACGAACCCATAATACCTGAATATGCCAAGTACCTGAGTGAACTCAGGGGCGTTGAGGGTGTTAACATAACCCTCATGGAGATCGATAAGGAGACAGAGAACATCAAGGTTACGATTCAGGGAAACGACCTCGATTTTGATGAGATAACAAGGGCCATTGAGAGTTATGGGGGCTCCATTCACAGCGTTGACGAAGTTGTAGCTGGAAAAACCATGGTAGAAGAGGTTACAACTCCCCAGGATTGA
- a CDS encoding UPF0104 family protein, translated as MGERDVFAYIGENKRTIILSFIAVAVLIFIIGLFAGFGDILRALERTSPYFLAVNFLLEALILVLWTVRWRLILNLVDDAPSFPRLMMLLFASIFGNNITPGAAGGEPLRAYLLREVEGTPFEIGFASSTADRVFEFIPFAVISILSAVLIMTWSISIWTRVVVSVLIFFTIAFFSAAIYAGMNRDIAQRLALSVVRRAVEWVSRFRKGDISFSRIHERVIFYINRFSEGFSTAITDKRVFIAGFFVSLGMWALDVCRLYVCFLAVGVSPPAVPLIIIYTVGILISLLPLLPGSLGLREGILVGLFAVAGIGADYVMAASVVDRIASYFAPTMIGFLAALYYGRYIMAPGD; from the coding sequence ATGGGAGAGAGGGACGTTTTTGCTTACATAGGGGAGAATAAGCGTACCATAATTCTCTCCTTCATTGCTGTTGCTGTCCTCATATTCATCATAGGATTATTTGCAGGTTTTGGGGATATTCTGAGGGCCCTTGAGAGGACCAGCCCCTATTTTCTTGCGGTGAACTTTCTTCTGGAGGCACTCATACTTGTGCTGTGGACGGTGAGATGGAGGCTTATACTGAACCTGGTTGACGATGCTCCATCGTTTCCCAGGCTCATGATGCTTCTTTTTGCAAGTATCTTCGGTAACAACATAACACCAGGGGCCGCAGGTGGCGAGCCACTGAGGGCATACCTCCTGCGGGAGGTTGAGGGGACGCCATTTGAGATCGGCTTTGCATCGTCAACAGCAGACAGGGTCTTTGAATTCATACCCTTTGCGGTTATATCAATTCTCTCAGCGGTCCTCATCATGACATGGAGCATATCCATCTGGACGAGGGTTGTTGTGAGTGTTCTCATCTTTTTCACAATCGCATTTTTCTCAGCTGCAATTTATGCCGGGATGAACCGGGATATTGCCCAGAGGCTTGCGCTTTCTGTTGTGAGAAGAGCTGTGGAGTGGGTTTCAAGGTTCAGGAAGGGTGATATCAGTTTCTCCAGAATACATGAGAGGGTCATATTCTATATAAACAGGTTCAGTGAGGGCTTTTCAACAGCGATAACTGATAAGAGGGTCTTTATAGCGGGTTTTTTTGTTTCGCTTGGAATGTGGGCCCTTGATGTTTGCCGCCTCTATGTTTGCTTCCTGGCGGTTGGGGTTTCACCACCTGCAGTACCCCTTATAATAATCTACACCGTGGGGATCCTGATATCACTTTTACCACTTCTACCAGGATCCCTTGGACTAAGGGAGGGTATACTTGTGGGCCTATTCGCTGTTGCAGGGATAGGGGCTGATTATGTCATGGCTGCCAGTGTGGTTGATAGGATCGCAAGTTACTTTGCACCAACCATGATAGGTTTTCTTGCGGCGCTGTATTATGGTAGATACATAATGGCCCCTGGGGATTAA
- a CDS encoding toprim domain-containing protein, giving the protein MSLIKLQQITHEINELKYQGELGVPILIEGRKDEEALRELGVEGPFIKVSGSMMGLSEIALRAASASRVIILTDFDRKGSELAKRLYTDIQSLGANPDLRIRRRLMGMTRRYIKDIQSLPSYIERLKLEVCPYPLDNI; this is encoded by the coding sequence ATGTCTCTTATAAAGCTTCAGCAGATAACCCATGAAATAAATGAACTTAAATACCAGGGAGAACTTGGAGTACCCATTCTCATCGAGGGCCGGAAGGACGAGGAGGCCCTGCGGGAACTGGGTGTCGAGGGACCCTTCATAAAGGTTTCAGGTTCCATGATGGGACTTTCTGAAATCGCCCTCCGGGCAGCCAGTGCCTCGAGGGTCATCATACTAACAGACTTTGACAGGAAGGGCAGTGAACTTGCAAAAAGATTGTACACTGATATACAGAGCCTTGGAGCGAATCCAGACCTCAGAATACGGAGAAGACTCATGGGGATGACCAGAAGATACATCAAGGACATACAGAGCCTTCCCTCATACATAGAAAGGCTGAAGCTGGAGGTATGCCCATACCCCCTTGATAATATCTGA